From Pulveribacter suum, a single genomic window includes:
- a CDS encoding DeoR/GlpR family DNA-binding transcription regulator, translating into MDKSKHSAANANPRQLLLLAQLRQCQSASVEQLAQSLGVTLQTVRRDVQRLAEQGLVARFHGGVRLPSSTIENLAHPQRETLHAEGKRRIARTVAQQIPPGCSVILNIGTTTEAVARALLGRQGLRVITNNINVAATLSGNPDCEVIVAGGVVRARDRGIVGEAAVDFLRQFRVDIAIIGISGIEPDGTLRDYDLREVKVAQTIIAQAREVWLVADHSKFNRPAMVQLATLAQIDRLFTDAPPPEPFPRLLKEAGVQCTVAA; encoded by the coding sequence GTGGACAAAAGCAAACACTCAGCCGCCAACGCCAACCCACGCCAGCTGCTGCTGCTCGCACAGCTGCGCCAATGTCAGAGCGCCAGCGTGGAGCAGCTCGCGCAGAGCCTGGGCGTCACCTTGCAGACCGTGCGCCGCGACGTGCAGCGCCTGGCCGAGCAGGGCCTGGTGGCGCGCTTTCACGGCGGCGTGCGCCTGCCCAGCTCGACCATCGAGAACCTGGCGCACCCGCAGCGCGAGACGCTGCACGCCGAGGGCAAGCGGCGCATCGCCCGCACCGTGGCGCAGCAGATTCCGCCCGGCTGCTCGGTGATCCTGAACATCGGCACCACCACGGAGGCCGTGGCCCGCGCCCTGCTGGGCCGCCAGGGCCTGCGCGTGATCACCAACAACATCAACGTGGCCGCCACGCTCAGCGGCAACCCGGACTGCGAGGTCATCGTCGCCGGCGGCGTGGTGCGCGCACGCGACCGCGGCATCGTGGGCGAGGCGGCGGTGGACTTTCTGCGCCAGTTCCGCGTGGACATCGCCATCATCGGCATCTCCGGCATCGAGCCCGACGGCACGCTGCGCGACTACGACCTGCGCGAGGTGAAGGTGGCGCAGACCATCATCGCGCAGGCGCGCGAGGTCTGGCTGGTGGCCGACCACAGCAAGTTCAACCGCCCGGCCATGGTGCAATTGGCGACACTGGCGCAGATCGACCGGCTGTTCACCGACGCGCCACCGCCCGAGCCCTTCCCGCGCCTGCTCAAGGAGGCCGGGGTGCAGTGCACCGTCGCCGCCTGA
- the glpK gene encoding glycerol kinase GlpK — MTYLLALDQGTSSSRSIVFDRSGRIAAQAQLELPQIYPRPGWVEHDAREIWRTQLATARQALAQAGIQAGEVRAIGITNQRETTLVWNRKTGAPIHHAIVWQDRRAEPACAQLREQGHEALIQGKTGLRIDAYFSATKLQWLLANVPGARAAAEAGELAFGTIDSWLIWQLTGGRRHVTDVSNASRTMLFNVHDNRWDDELLALLDIPRALMPEVLPSASLAFGATDAALLGGAIPIAGVAGDQQSALFGQACFSAGMAKNTYGTGCFMLMHTGGQFQQSENGLLTTSAAQTTGVPEYAMEGSVFVGGAVVQWLRDGLHAIRASSEVQQLAESVPDSGGVMMVPAFTGLGAPYWQPEARGTITGLTRGSTLAHIARAALESIAYQSAALLAAMSRDAVAAGGAPVSELRVDGGACVNDLLMQFQADLLGIPVVRPACVETTALGAAYLAGLASGVYASTEELSSLWRAERRFVPTMAREQAQALMNRWEHAVAQATLDCTHQK; from the coding sequence ATGACCTACCTGCTCGCCCTCGACCAAGGCACCTCCAGCTCGCGCTCCATCGTCTTTGACCGCAGCGGGCGCATCGCCGCCCAGGCCCAGCTGGAGCTGCCGCAGATCTACCCGCGCCCCGGCTGGGTGGAGCACGACGCGCGCGAGATCTGGCGCACCCAGCTGGCCACGGCGCGCCAGGCGCTGGCGCAGGCCGGCATCCAGGCGGGCGAGGTGCGCGCCATCGGCATCACCAACCAGCGTGAGACCACGCTGGTGTGGAACCGCAAGACCGGCGCGCCCATCCACCACGCCATCGTCTGGCAGGACCGGCGCGCCGAGCCGGCCTGCGCGCAGCTGCGCGAGCAGGGCCACGAGGCGCTGATCCAGGGCAAGACGGGCCTGCGCATCGACGCCTACTTCTCCGCGACCAAGCTGCAGTGGCTGCTGGCCAACGTGCCCGGCGCGCGCGCCGCGGCCGAGGCCGGCGAGCTGGCCTTCGGCACCATCGACAGCTGGCTGATCTGGCAGCTCACCGGGGGGCGGCGCCACGTCACGGACGTGAGCAACGCCAGCCGCACCATGCTGTTCAACGTGCACGACAACCGCTGGGACGACGAGCTGCTGGCGCTGCTGGACATCCCGCGCGCCCTGATGCCCGAGGTGCTGCCCTCGGCCAGCCTGGCGTTCGGCGCCACCGATGCCGCGCTGCTGGGCGGCGCCATCCCCATCGCCGGCGTGGCGGGCGACCAGCAAAGCGCCCTGTTTGGCCAGGCCTGCTTTTCGGCCGGCATGGCCAAGAACACCTATGGCACGGGCTGCTTCATGCTGATGCACACCGGCGGGCAGTTCCAGCAAAGCGAAAACGGCCTGCTCACCACCAGCGCCGCGCAGACCACCGGCGTGCCCGAGTACGCCATGGAAGGCAGCGTCTTCGTCGGCGGCGCCGTGGTGCAGTGGCTGCGCGACGGCCTGCACGCCATCCGCGCCAGCAGCGAGGTGCAGCAGCTGGCCGAGAGCGTGCCCGACTCCGGCGGCGTGATGATGGTGCCGGCCTTCACCGGCCTGGGCGCGCCCTACTGGCAGCCCGAGGCGCGCGGCACCATCACGGGGCTGACGCGCGGCAGCACGCTGGCGCACATCGCGCGCGCGGCGCTCGAATCCATCGCCTACCAAAGCGCCGCGCTGCTGGCGGCCATGAGCCGCGATGCCGTGGCCGCCGGCGGCGCGCCGGTGTCCGAGCTGCGCGTGGACGGCGGCGCCTGCGTGAACGACCTGCTGATGCAGTTCCAGGCCGACCTGCTGGGCATCCCCGTGGTGCGCCCGGCCTGCGTGGAGACCACCGCCCTGGGCGCGGCCTACCTGGCCGGCCTGGCCAGCGGGGTGTATGCCAGCACCGAGGAGCTGTCCAGCCTGTGGCGCGCCGAGCGGCGCTTCGTGCCCACCATGGCGCGCGAGCAGGCCCAGGCGCTGATGAACCGCTGGGAACACGCCGTGGCCCAGGCCACGCTGGATTGCACCCATCAAAAATAG
- the proC gene encoding pyrroline-5-carboxylate reductase has translation MTDTRTAPPQPPCIAFIGGGNMASALIGGLLGRGHPASQIEVVEPWDSARDALRQRFGIDAQAHAGAPLARAQLVVWAVKPQAFQDAAQATAAQVPQALHLSVAAGIPTASIARWLGSERIVRAMPNTPALVGKGITGLFAARAVDAQGRALVERVIATTGQLVWVDAEEQLDAVTALSGSGPAYVFLFLQAMQQAGQDMGLSAAQAYQLAVATFQGAAELAARSDEGPEVLRQRVTSKGGTTHAAITHMQQQRIPEHFIAAMRAAERRARELAQEFGATP, from the coding sequence ATGACCGATACCCGCACTGCACCGCCCCAGCCCCCCTGCATCGCCTTCATCGGCGGCGGCAACATGGCCAGCGCCCTCATCGGCGGGCTGCTCGGGCGGGGGCACCCGGCCAGCCAGATCGAGGTGGTCGAGCCCTGGGACAGCGCCCGCGACGCGCTGCGCCAGCGCTTTGGCATCGACGCCCAGGCGCACGCCGGCGCCCCGCTGGCGCGCGCGCAGCTGGTGGTGTGGGCCGTCAAGCCCCAGGCGTTCCAGGACGCCGCCCAGGCCACCGCAGCGCAGGTGCCACAGGCCCTGCACCTGAGCGTGGCCGCCGGCATCCCCACCGCCAGCATCGCGCGCTGGCTGGGCAGCGAGCGCATCGTGCGCGCCATGCCCAACACGCCGGCGCTGGTGGGCAAGGGCATCACCGGCCTGTTTGCTGCGCGCGCGGTCGATGCGCAGGGCCGCGCGCTGGTGGAGCGCGTGATCGCCACCACCGGCCAGCTGGTGTGGGTGGACGCCGAGGAGCAGCTGGACGCCGTCACGGCGCTGTCGGGCTCCGGCCCGGCCTATGTCTTCCTGTTCCTGCAGGCCATGCAGCAGGCCGGCCAGGACATGGGCCTGAGCGCCGCCCAGGCCTACCAGCTGGCCGTGGCCACCTTCCAGGGCGCCGCCGAGCTGGCCGCCCGTTCGGACGAAGGGCCCGAGGTGCTGCGCCAGCGCGTGACCAGCAAGGGCGGCACCACGCACGCGGCCATCACCCACATGCAGCAGCAGCGCATCCCCGAGCACTTCATCGCCGCGATGCGCGCCGCCGAGCGCCGGGCGCGGGAGCTGGCGCAAGAGTTTGGGGCAACCCCCTGA